One part of the Rutidosis leptorrhynchoides isolate AG116_Rl617_1_P2 chromosome 1, CSIRO_AGI_Rlap_v1, whole genome shotgun sequence genome encodes these proteins:
- the LOC139893314 gene encoding uncharacterized protein: MKYVVSRNRKSNITNQHFFKFDILNAVLDMIIQELGDRFSEVRTELLTNMDALSPRNSFCMFDASKLMRLSEMYPMDFNQAERDLLKHELGIYYDVVHRDPRFANLKGIAELFRLMVETDKHLSYRYVYRLLKLVLVLPVATTTVERYFSTMKLVKSDLRSRMNDEFLNGCLLGVIEREELARVTDEAIMDRFQRMKYRRGQF, translated from the coding sequence ATGAAGTATGTTGTTTCAAGAAATCGCAAGTCGAATATTACCaatcaacatttcttcaagtttgacattCTTAATGCGGTTTTGGATATGATAATTCAAGAACTTGGTGATCGCTTTAGTGAGGTACGCACCGAATTGCTTACTAATATGGATGCTTTAAGTCCGCGTAATTCGTTTTGTATGTTTGATGCATCTAAGTTAATGAGGTTAAGTGAGATGTATCCTATGGATTTTAATCAAGCGGAAAGAGATCTTCTTAAGCATGAACTTGGCATCTATTATGATGTTGTACATCGAGATCCAAGATTTGCTAACTTAAAAGGGATTGCCGAACTTTTTAGATTGATGGTTGAAACCGATAAACATCTTTCATATCGTTATGTTTACCGGTTATTAAAACTTGTTTTGGTTTTGCCTGTTGCAACCACAACGGTCGAGAGGTATTTTTCAACAATgaaacttgtaaaatcagatttgcGTAGCCGGATGAATGATGAATTTCTGAACGGTTGTCTTCTTGGTGTCATAGAAAGAGAAGAACTCGCTCGTGTAACAGACGAAGCAATCATGGATCGTTTTCAACGAATGAAATACCGTAGAGGGCAATTTTGA
- the LOC139893324 gene encoding uncharacterized protein, with protein MKPKQSIAAVFHRQSDIEKQEYRIRLQSSIDVVRYVMHNALPFRGHDESEDSINTGIFLETLKLISSQNENARNAISKAPKNCKLTSPEIQKDIVECFAKEIRKSIFEEIGNDVFSLLVDESSDVYKKEQMAVVLRYVDGCGVVKERFVGVVHVKHTYVLTLKSAIDSLFAEHKVSLKQVRGQGYDGASNMHGEFNGLKALILKDNSSAYDIHCFAQQLQLVVVAVAKHHNRVGDFFDKLALVVNVVSASCKRKDMIREAYKDRLAKEIASGEVETGSGKNQELSLVRAGDTRWGSHHKTTSSLKSLFPEVVKVLDYVKSDGDNALSRRQASGILTYFETFDFVFYLHLMLHILGLTNVLSRALQRKDQNILEAISLVEATKNSLQDFREREGLMGYWRMYIHFVNITILKG; from the exons ATGAAGCCAAAGCAATCAATAGCCGCTGTTTTTCATAGGCAATCTGATATTGAGAAGCAAGAGTATCGAATTCGATTACAAAGTTCAATTGATGTTGTTAGATATGTAATGCATAACGCATTACCATTTCGTGGTCATGACGAGAGTGAAGACTCCATAAATACAGGAATTTTCTTGGAAACATTGAAGTTAATTTCAAGTCAAAatgaaaatgcccgtaacgcgataTCAAAAGCTCCAAAGAATTGTAAATTAACTTCACCTGAAATTCAGAAAGACATTGTTGAATGTTTCGCCAAAGAAATACGCAAATCTATATTTGAAGAAATTGGTAACGATGTGTTTAGCTTATTAGTTGACGAGTCGAGTGACGTATATAAAAAGGAACAAATGGCCGTAGTTTTGAGATATGTTGATGGATGTGGAGTTGTTAAGGAGAGATTTGTTGGTGTTGTTCATGTGAAACACACATATGTTCTAACATTAAAGTCTGCCATCGATTCTTTATTTGCTGAACATAAAGTGAGTTTGAAACAG gtAAGAGGTCAAGGCTATGATGGAGCAAGCAATATGCATGGAGAGTTCAATGGTTTGAAAGCTTTGATTTTAAAAGATAATAGCTCAGCTTATGATATTCATTGTTTCGCACAACAACTTCAGTTAGTAGTTGTGGCAGTTGCGAAACATCATAATAGAGTTGGTGATTTCTTTGATAAGTTGGCATTGGTGGTAAATGTTGTTTCCGCTTCGTGTAAACGAAAAGATATGATACGAGAAGCTTATAAAGATAGGCTAGCAAAAGAAATTGCTAGTGGTGAAGTTGAAACGGGAAGTGGGAAAAATCAAGAACTTTCTCTTGTAAGGGCAGGTGATACAAGATGGGGCTCTCATCATAAAACAACGTCAAGTTTAAAGTCTTTGTTTCCGGAAGTTGTCAAGGTTCTTGATTATGTTAAAAGCGATGGTGATAATGCTTTGAGTCGGCGCCAAGCATCCGGGATTCTAACTTATTTTGAAACCTTTGATTTTGTGTTTTATTTGCACTTGATGTTGCATATTTTAGGGCTCACAAATGTATTATCACGAGCTCTTCAAAGAAAAGATCAAAATATACTAGAAGCGATTTCGTTGGTGGAAGCAACGAAAAATTCATTGCAagactttagagagagagagggttTGATGGGTTATTGGAGGATGTATATTCATTTTGTCAACATCACGATCTTGAAAGGTTGA